In the Acomys russatus chromosome 13, mAcoRus1.1, whole genome shotgun sequence genome, one interval contains:
- the Nrip2 gene encoding nuclear receptor-interacting protein 2 isoform X1, with protein sequence MSTGQEARRDEGDSRRGQEASLRDRAHLSQQRRLKQATQFSHKDSADLLPLDSLKRLGTSKDLQPHSVIQRRLVEGNQRRLQGESPLVQALIHGHDNSRTSVTQVPALLVNCKCQDQMLRVAVDTGTQHNQISAGCLRRLGLGKSVPKAPGGALAPGPPSQVEQLELELGQETVACSAQVVDVDSPEFCLGLQTLLSLKCCIDLDRGVLRLNAPFSELPFLPLYQEPGQ encoded by the exons ATGAGCACTGGGCAAGAGGCCAGGAGAGACGAGGGAGATTCCAGGAGAGGTCAGGAAGCCTCGCTTCGGGACAGAGCCCACCTGAGCCAGCAGCGCCGGCTCAAACAGGCCACGCAGTTCTCGCACAAGGACTCAGCTGACCTGCTGCCCCTGGATAGCCTCAAGAGGCTCGGCACCTCCAAGGACCTG CAGCCACACAGCGTGATCCAAAGACGCCTGGTGGAGGGGAACCAGAGGCGGCTTCAGGGGGAGTCTCCCCTGGTGCAGGCCCTGATCCATGGCCATGACAACAGCAGGACCAGTGTGACACAAGTTCCAGCTCTTCTTGTCAACTGCAAG TGCCAAGACCAGATGCTCCGAGTGGCTGTGGACACAGGGACCCAGCACAATCAGATATCTGCTGGATGCCTCAGGCGCCTGGG GTTAGGGAAGAGCGTTCCAAAAGCCCCAGGTGGAGCCCTGGCACCTGGGCCACCAAGTCAGGTGGAACAGCTGGAGCTAGAGCTGGGGCAGGAGACCGTGGCGTGCTCAGCCCAGGTGGTGG ATGTGGACAGCCCTGAGTTTTGCCTGGGACTGCAGACTCTGCTTTCCCTCAAG TGCTGCATTGACTTGGACCGTGGAGTGCTTCGGCTGAATGCCCCCTTCTCGGAgctgcccttcctgcctctgtaCCAAGAGCCTGGCCAGTGA
- the Nrip2 gene encoding nuclear receptor-interacting protein 2 isoform X2, translating into MLRVAVDTGTQHNQISAGCLRRLGLGKSVPKAPGGALAPGPPSQVEQLELELGQETVACSAQVVDVDSPEFCLGLQTLLSLKCCIDLDRGVLRLNAPFSELPFLPLYQEPGQ; encoded by the exons ATGCTCCGAGTGGCTGTGGACACAGGGACCCAGCACAATCAGATATCTGCTGGATGCCTCAGGCGCCTGGG GTTAGGGAAGAGCGTTCCAAAAGCCCCAGGTGGAGCCCTGGCACCTGGGCCACCAAGTCAGGTGGAACAGCTGGAGCTAGAGCTGGGGCAGGAGACCGTGGCGTGCTCAGCCCAGGTGGTGG ATGTGGACAGCCCTGAGTTTTGCCTGGGACTGCAGACTCTGCTTTCCCTCAAG TGCTGCATTGACTTGGACCGTGGAGTGCTTCGGCTGAATGCCCCCTTCTCGGAgctgcccttcctgcctctgtaCCAAGAGCCTGGCCAGTGA